Proteins encoded in a region of the Misgurnus anguillicaudatus chromosome 9, ASM2758022v2, whole genome shotgun sequence genome:
- the epdl2 gene encoding ependymin, giving the protein MKILLVIPVCLSVILGSCAQKPHPCRSPPLLEGKLGLLVPGEKLRLYEKFYYDAIGQNIRVIAYGKEDNKTIFADRLLLFREGVSYEIHHHNKTCVKSALKVPFMPIEVPLDAHFQHQMVLGSSSRPGEGLLVNNWEGTASQTKENYFMTFTEFGCLPLYLVYFTEKMDVSSMTSFFDLVNGIEDPEAFIPPSFCDSVKLLEAKDDNVKNFFKALL; this is encoded by the exons ATGAAGATCCTGCTTGTGATCCCGGTTTGCCTGAGTGTGATTCTCGGCAGCTGTGCGCAGAAACCTCATCCCTGCA GAAGTCCTCCACTGCTTGAGGGGAAACTTGGCCTG CTCGTTCCAGGGGAGAAGTTACGCCTTTATGAGAAATTCTACTATGATGCCATTGGACAGAACATTCGTGTTATAGCTTATGGGAAGGAAGACAACAAGACTATCTTTGCAGATAGGCTTTTACTCTTCAGAGAG GGTGTCAGTTATGAGATCCACCACCACAACAAGACCTGTGTTAAATCAGCATTAAAGGTGCCGTTCATGCCTATCGAGGTTCCTCTGGATGCTCATTTCCAGCATCAGATGGTTTTGGGTAGCAGCTCCAGACCAGGAGAAGGGCTGCTGGTTAATAACTGGGAAGGAACTGCGTCTCAAACAAAag AAAACTATTTCATGACCTTCACCGAGTTTGGCTGCCTGCCTCTATACCTCGTCTATTTTACAGAGAAAATGGATGTAAGCAGCATGACAAG TTTCTTTGACCTAGTCAATGGAATTGAAGACCCAGAAGCCTTCATCCCTCCATCCTTCTGTGATTCTGTGAAGTTGCTGGAGGCCAAAGATGACAATGTGAAAAACTTCTTTAAAGCTCTCCTATGA
- the otub1a gene encoding ubiquitin thioesterase OTUB1a, with product MAEEQQQEVSAKEADGLTCLAYDEAIIAQQDKIQQEIATSIALVSERQDLAILKREYAEDDAIYQQKIRDLQKKYTSVRKTRPDGNCFYRAFGFSHLESLLDDSKELHRFKAVAAKSKLDLVSQGFTEFTIEDFHNTFMDLIEACDKQTSVGELLNSFNEQSVSDYLVVYLRLVTSGYLQREEEFFQHFIEGGRTVREFCQQEVEPMSKESDHIHIIALAQALNVCIQVEYMDRGEGGTVNHHIFPEDGEPRIFLLYRPGHYDILYK from the exons ATGGCGGAGGAGCAACAGCAAGAGGTTTCTGCAAAAGAGGCTGATGG GCTAACTTGTCTTGCGTATGATGAAGCCATTATTGCACAGCAGGATAAGATACAGCAAGAG ATAGCCACCAGTATTGCTCTGGTGTCCGAAAGACAAGACCTGGCTATCCTTAAAAGAGAATATGCTGAAGATGACGCCATTTACCAGCAGAAGATAAGA GATTTACAAAAGAAATACACATCTGTGCGAAAAACACGACCAGATGGAAACTGTTTCTATAGAGCTTTTGGTTTCTCACATCTGGAGTCTTTACTTGATGACAGCAAAGAATTACACAG GTTCAAGGCAGTTGCAGCCAAAAGTAAACTGGATCTGGTGAGCCAAGGTTTCACAGAATTCACCATTGAAGATTTTCACAACACA TTCATGGACCTGATTGAGGCATGTGATAAACAAACATCTGTAGGCGAGCTGCTCAACTCTTTTAATGAGCAAAGTGTGTCAGATTATCTCGTCGTGTACCTGCGGCTGGTGACATCTGGCTACCTGCAGAGAGAGGAAGAGTTTTTCCAGCACTTCATAGAGGGCGGTCGTACGGTTCGGGAGTTTTGCCAACAG GAGGTGGAGCCAATGTCCAAAGAGAGTGACCACATTCACATCATAGCTCTGGCTCAGGCCTTAAATGTCTGTATCCAGGTAGAGTACATGGACAGAGGTGAAGGAGGAACTGTCAATCATCACATCTTCCCAGAAGATGGTGAACCCAGGATTTTCCTCCTGTACCGACCGGGCCACTATGACATCCTTTACAAATAG
- the cox8a gene encoding cytochrome c oxidase subunit 8A, mitochondrial, translated as MSGFLRVISRIRAAPVLRAPTISQRATITSRPAKGTVGPTETVVGLTLFTLAVLGPAGWVLANLENYKNKDAAE; from the exons ATGTCGGGCTTTCTGCGGGTAATCTCTCGAATCCGCGCCGCTCCGGTTCTGCGGGCGCCGACCATCAGCCAGCGAGCTACCATCACCTCACGACCAGCCAAGGGCACAGTTGGCCCCACT GAGACAGTGGTTGGTCTAACATTGTTTACCCTTGCTGTCCTGGGACCAGCTGGGTGGGTTCTGGCCAACCTGGAAAACTATAAGAACAAGGACGCTGCTGAATAA
- the slc22a6l gene encoding solute carrier family 22 member 6 — MAFADLLEQVGSTGRFQVIHVTLLSMPILMMASHNLLQNFVAAVPPHHCAPHANLTMSSMSTGDVLKITVPLDQNGKPERCKRYVHPQWQLLDSNSSEELWEDYEDETEIQECKDGWYYNVTEMSSTIITEWDLVCDDRALKQMGQTIYMGGVLVGAVVFGGLSDRFGRRILLMISYLLFAVGGTCAAFSTSFTLFCVCRFFCGMALSGLVLNSFSLIVEWIPTRVRTVVGTGTGYCYTVGQLILAGVAYFIRDWRWLTLAVSLPFFISFLYSWWFLESARWLVLNKNSEQAVKNLKAVGRINGRQKEADKINLEMLQDSMKKEMVCSMGSYSVFDLLRTSTMRTITICLSAVWFSTSFAYYGLSMDLQKFGVSIYLIQVIFGAVDIPAKVVITICMSVLGRRPSQCGALVLAGIMILINLLVPYDLQILRTSLAVIGKGCLAASFSCCYLYSGEIYPTIIRQTGMGWVSMMARLGAMVAPLVLLLGESLPWLPGVIYGGAPILSGIFAFFLPETLGMPLPDTMQDVADRGFRRTKSNGSITKEDLTLTDFSTVQLKESV, encoded by the exons ATGGCCTTTGCAGACCTTCTAGAGCAGGTGGGCAGCACCGGACGCTTCCAGGTCATCCATGTCACCCTGCTCAGTATGCCCATCCTCATGATGGCCAGTCACAATCTGCTGCAGAATTTTGTAGCCGCTGTACCTCCACACCACTGTGCCCCCCATGCCAACCTTACCATGTCCTCTATGAGTACGGGGGACGTTCTAAAAATCACCGTACCGCTGGACCAGAATGGCAAACCGGAGCGTTGCAAAAGGTATGTCCACCCTCAGTGGCAGTTGCTGGACAGTAATAGTTCAGAAGAGCTTTGGGAAGATTATGAAGATGAGACAGAGATACAGGAATGTAAGGACGGATGGTACTACAATGTGACAGAGATGAGCTCAACCATTATTACTGAG TGGGATTTGGTTTGTGACGACCGTGCACTGAAGCAGATGGGTCAGACTATATACATGGGAGGTGTCCTCGTGGGGGCAGTAGTTTTTGGAGGACTGTCGGACAG GTTTGGTCGGCGTATTTTACTGATGATATCTTACCTGCTGTTTGCTGTTGGAGGAACATGTGCTGCCTTCTCCACATCCTTCACTTTGTTTTGCGTTTGCCGTTTCTTCTGCGGCATGGCGCTGTCTGGCCTGGTGCTCAACTCCTTCTCTCTTA TTGTGGAGTGGATCCCCACGCGTGTACGGACAGTAGTGGGTACAGGAACAGGATATTGCTACACCGTAGGTCAGCTGATCCTGGCAGGTGTCGCGTACTTCATTAGAGACTGGCGCTGGCTCACACTGGCTGTGTCTCTACCCTTTTTCATTTCCTTCCTCTACTCATGGTG GTTCTTAGAGTCTGCTCGCTGGCTGGTCCTAAACAAAAACTCTGAGCAGGCGGTCAAGAACCTCAAAGCAGTGGGTCGCATAAATGGACGGCAAAAAGAGGCCGACAAAATCAATCTTGAG ATGTTGCAAGATTCCATGAAGAAGGAGATGGTTTGTTCAATGGGATCCTACAGCGTTTTTGACCTCCTGCGAACATCTACCATGAGAACCATCACGATATGTCTCAGTGCCGTCTG GTTCTCTACCAGCTTTGCCTACTATGGGCTTTCCATGGATCTACAGAAATTTGGGGTCAGCATTTATCTTATCCAAGTCATCTTTGGAGCAGTGGATATACCAGCCAAAGTCGTGATCACAATATGCATGAGCGTGTTAGGACGAAGACCATCTCAATGTGGCGCTCTTGTACTGGCTGGCATAATGATACTCATTAATCTTCTGGTGCCTTATG ACCTGCAGATATTACGCACCAGTTTGGCAGTGATAGGAAAAGGTTGCCTGGCAGCCTCCTTCAGCTGCTGTTACCTTTATTCTGGAGAAATATATCCCACGATCATCCG ACAGACTGGAATGGGCTGGGTGTCGATGATGGCTCGGCTGGGGGCGATGGTGGCTCCGTTGGTGCTTCTTTTAGGGGAGTCTTTACCGTGGCTTCCTGGTGTTATCTATGGAGGAGCTCCGATTCTCAGTGGGATCTTTGCCTTCTTTCTCCCAGAAACCCTCGGAATGCCTCTACCTGATACTATGCAGGATGTGGCGGACAG AGGTTTCAGACGGACAAAATCCAACGGCTCAATTACGAAAGAAGATTTGACCCTTACGGACTTCAGCACTGTTCAACTGAAAGAGTCAGTATGA